CCTCAACCCTCGATCAAGACGCGGCAGAACTGACCAGTGCCTTAATGGAATTGGAACTCATGGGCTTAGCAATTCAACAGAATGGGCTTTATCTGCGTTGCCGACCAAGCCATTAAGGTTCACAATAGAATTTTTAGTCTTCCAAGGTGAATCCGCATGATTACAACCTCAGTTGCCGAGGCTGCTCAATGTCTAGCTCAAGGTCAGGTGCTTGCATATCCAACAGAAGCAGTATGGGGCTTAGGTTGCGACCCATTCAATGAGTCTGCATTTTTAGAAATTTTACGCTTGAAACAACGCCCGATTGAAAAAGGCGTGATTTTATTGGCCGGGCAAGTGTCTCAAGTTGAGCATTTACTAAAAAATCTTGATCCTGAGATTCGTGAACAAGTGATTGCCACTTGGAGCAATCAAGGTGTGAGCGAACGTGCCACCACATGGTTACTTCCTGCCGATGAATCCATTCCACATTGGATCAAAGGCAATCACCCCAAAGTGGCGGTTCGCGTGACCAACCATCCGCTATGTATTGCACTGTGTAATGCCTTTAATGGTTTTATTGTGTCGACCAGTGCCAATCCTGCCGGATTACCATCGGCGCGTTCAATTCAAGAAGTCAGTCAATATTTTGGTTCAGAATTGAATTATTTAAATGGTGATTTAGGCTTAAGCCAAGATGCCAGTAAAATTATTGATGCCGTTAGCGGTGAAGTAATTCGTGCATAAATTGCTGCGATCAACACCCATCCGTTAAGGCTTTCATTTCAGTCAAATGCTGAAAGTGGTAGCCATACACACAAGATTAAGCGTTTTTAACGCTTAATCTTTAAATAAAAGACAAAAAAAAGCTCAGCCATATATAGGTTGGCTGAGCATTGAAAAGGATGTGTATAAAGCACATCCAGAGGGTTCTTAAAACTGGAAGCTGTATAAAACCGTATGTCTCAACGTCTTTATTTGCTATGCTGATATTATGCAATAAAAAAAGTGATTACACAAACATACAAAAATGCTAACCGCATCACACAATGACTCATATAAAAAACATCTGAATAAAGCGGTTATAATTAAGTGTTTATTTTCGCGTATTAAAAATAAAAATGGCTTTTTTGATCAATTGCTTATCAAGACGTACACAGCCTCAAAATATTTAAAAAAAATTTGAATTATTTTTTAATCGTTCAAATATTCAACAAAATCTGTTTCTATTCGGTCTTTATAACCCTGTCTAAGGCTTTATCCTCAGAATTAACTTAATCAATAACCCTTTCAGCCTGATTTGCCTTGGCTTTAGGCAGCAATTTCTTCTGCGCTAAGGCAATGCCCAATAAGATAATCACCCCGCCAATGCTGTGATAGACCGTCCATGCTTCATTCAACCACACAAAAGCGATCATTGCAGTCGTGATCGGCATGATATTCATAAAAATACTGGTGCGATTTGGTCCTAAATACTGCACCGCCATCATCCACACCAAAGGTGCAATCAGTGAGGGGAAAATCCCGGCATATAAGACACTGGAGAAATTATCTGCATCGATTGGGTCTAGCCCTAAAGCAATCACAAAAGGCAAATGAAACATGATGGCAAAAGCAATTTGTACATATAAGCTGAGTAAAAGCGGAATTTTTAACTGCCACTTTTTAAAGAACACCCCATAGAAGGCATAGCAAAACACCGCAATGACCATCAGCACATCGCCCCAATGCCCGGCCAGATTCATCAAGCTTGCCCAACTGCCCTGACTGATTAAATACAGCAGGCCAATAAAGGATAGAATGCTACCGATCACCGCAAAACGATTGGGGATCTCGTGCAAAATCAGCATCGAGATAAAGATGGTAAATACTGGAATAAAGGCATTGATGATGCCCATGTTGGTGGCACTGGTATAATGTGCAGCGGTATAAGCTAAGCCTTGATACAGCACCATGCCACAGGCACTGAGTACCGCCAATTGATGCCAATGTGCTTTGATCAGCGCGCGTTGTTTCCAGACTTTGGGCAACATAAGCGGCGTTAAAATAACAAACGCCAAAAACCAACGATAAAAACTGATACTGACTGGCGAAATGTAGTCTGCTACATAGCGTGTAATCGCAATATTTAAAGACCAAATTAATACCGCAATTAAAGGCAAAGTGAATGCCCACCACACCTGTTTTGTTTCTACATTCATTTATTCTATTGTCCTTTACAACCCTGCTGGATAGAGCCCAATGATTCAGTCATTCCTTTGATTTTTTTGATACTCATTCGCTGAGTCCAGTATAAGCTTCTCTGATGATATTGCTTCAAAAAGCATAAAAATTTAAGTACCTACGCTTAGACTCTAATCGATGTAAAGCATGGATCAAAGCACTTGCACATTAAAACACTTTTCTAATATTCACCTAAGTTTATCTACAAAATGACAATAGAAGTCAAATGGGGGCTATGCCAACCTTGTGACTTAGCGCGCTTTTTACTTTCGTTTCTTTAGACTGTACTGTTTATACTATTGAAAAGTATCTGTGAAATTGCGTCTTGAGAACATAGCAACGCTCTATTTTACTATGCGTTATTTTTTGAGCTTATAAAGCGGCTTATCACCAGCCTTAGAGTGTTGATGCTCTAAGCCTCTGAGTTTTGGTTTTCCCAACACTCAACTGACATAATAAAAGGACAACACATGAAAAAATTATTACTTGCATCTTTATGTATGACGGCTTTTACACTAACGGCGTGTGACAAAAAACCGAATGAAGCAACACCAACCACCACTGAAAATACCACTGTAACCACCAATGCTCCTGCAACGACTGCAACCAGCGCAGCGCCAGCGGGTGTGCTGAGCAACAATGTGGTTGCCGACATTCGTAGTGACTTAGATCAACTCCAAACCTTGTCGAATACCAAAGCTCAAGAAGCATTAAAATTCCAGAATGAAGTGACCCAAGCTGCGCAAAAAGGCGATAAAGCGGCTTTAGATCAAGTGGTTGATCAAATGGACAAATATGTCGATGCGTTTAACGATGAGCTTGAAGCACTGAATCTGAAAAGTGCTGAAGGCGACGCATTACGTGACAAAATGAAAGATTCAAATGAATTGGGCTTAGAGTTGGCTGAAGAAGGCGTTAAAACACCGCCGAATACCGATAAAATCAATGCGCTTCAAAAGAAAGCCACTGATTTACAACAGTCCTTGTTACAAGACATGCAATCACTTCAAAGCAAAGTCAACGGTAAATAATCTATTCGATTGAGTTGAGTACTCGACATTTAGATTCAAAAAAAAACAGGCAGATTGCCTGTTTTTTTTATGTGCTTAATCTACTTATGTATAGCAAATTAGCTTTAAAAAATAATTCATCGTTTATCTGACGAACCTTATGAAAAAACTTTACTTGTAGTTCAGTTCAATACCCGATAAAACAATCACACATCAAATACTTTTATAAGGGAATGGAATGGCTTCTGTATTTAATATTCCAGTGAAGACGATTCAAGGCGAATCAATTGATCTCAATCAGTATGCGGGTAAAGTCCTTTTGATTGTCAATGTCGCATCCAAATGTGGACTTACCCCGCAGTACGAAGGTTTGGAAAAACTCTATCAAGACAAAAAAGCACAAGGTTTAGAAATTTTAGGCTTCCCTGCCAACAACTTTTTGGCGCAAGAACCGGGTTCAGATGATGAAATTCAACAGTTCTGCTCTTTGACTTATGACGTTAAGTTTCCGCTGTTCTCTAAAATTTCAGTGGCAGGCGAAGACAAACATCCACTGTATCAAACCTTGATTCAAGCGATACCAGAACGTACCGGTGAAGGCCCTTGGTGGAAAGACTTGGTCGATTATGGTTTGACGCCAAATCCGAAACCTGAGGTGTTATGGAACTTTGAAAAATTCTTGATCAACAAGCAAGGTGAAGTCGTGGGTCGTTTTGCACCAGATATCACTGCAGATGATCCACGCTTATTGGACGCAATTGAAGCGGAATTGATCAAATAAATTTAACATTCAAATTAAAATCTGCATTCCATAAGTATCTGCTCAAAGAGTAGATACTTATATTTTATTAAAAATCATTATTTTCAGAAAACTAAAGTTCTTTCAAAAATCAAAAAATGGAAATACAACCACAATCTAAATGATCAATTAAATTTCCTTCTCCCTCTGGGATGAGAAGCACTGCTTCGCAAGAGGATGAGGGTACTTTAAACTAAAAATAACCTCTCCCTAGCCCTCTCCTAAAAGGAGAGGGAATATTCATTATTAAATTTTTATAGGATAAAAATGAATTTATGAAAGAAGTTTAATGACGATTTAATATTCCTCCACAATTCACACATTATTTTTATATTTCTACAACACTTCATCCACTCTTTTTCAATGACTTAGGACTATTCTGACTTTATCCAAACAGGGTATCGAAGATAAGGTGAAGTCATGAACACATTTTTAAAAGCAATGGTACTGTCTATTTCGACTGCTATCGTGGCTGCACCGGTGATGGCTGCACCACAAGATCACGGTTCTCAACCACATTTCAATCAAAAAACTGCACATACTCAACATAACCTAAAACAGCATGAACAAACTCGTCAAACACATAAAAATGTGAATCCGCATCAAGCTACTCACGCTAAAGTGAATACACAGCATTGGAAAGTGGGCCAAAATATTCCCAAGCAATATCACGGTTCAAGCTATAAAGTAGATTCGTCTAAATATAAAAAATTAAGTCAGGCAGGTCGTAACCAGCAATGGATTAAAGTGAATGGCGATTATGTACTGATGAACACCAACAATCATAAGGTCCTAAAAGTGATTCGTGGCTAATGCCCTTGACTGCAAAAAATGAGCACGATGTTGCTCATTTTTTGTGTTTCAAGCCTGATTTAAGCGAACAACAGGCAAAAAATTGTTATACGTTTGCAATAATCGACATTTTCTCCACATTTGTTCTTTATATTGAACGCATTGTTGTCATAAAGCATTTAGAACGCGATGAAAAAACTTCTACAAGGGATGTTGATTCCTTTCACTCTGTTTTCATTCATCATAGTTGTGATGGGTTGTGATCCGAGTCTGAGCAATAAAGTTGAAGATGAATCAAGTCAGCAAGACCGTACTCAAACAGAGCGTGATGCTCAAGATGCGGATGGTTTAGATTCTGAGTTTCAAGTTGATCAAGAGAGCCAAGTTGATGACACTGATGCGAAGCACGATTCTTCTTTAGCACAACAGCGCAATACATCCGAGCTGAAAAGTGGCAATGTATTCTATATCGCGCGTGATGTAGCCAGTATGCAGATGAATGCCGGTGATTATGTCTCTGAAATACAACAGTCCCAAGAAAATCTGCAACATGCCGTTGATAGCAAGGATCAACAGCAATTGCAAACGACAGCAACCGCTTTGCAGAAACAACTTCAAGGGTTTAACCAAGCTTTGATCAATTTAGACCTTAAAAGTGAAGAAATACATCACATCCGTGAAAATGTAGTGGCTGCCAATACGCAAGTGTTGAAATCTCCACTGATGAATGGCGATCTAGATTTTTCTAAAGTGGATTTTAACAAGTTACAACAGCAGATGAGCTCTGTGCAAAATGAGATGTTAAAACTGGCAGCAATGGTGATTCCGAAAAGCAACTCTGATTCTTCTCAAGAGAATGAATCGAACTAACACGTCACACCTGCATCGAATCCAATAAACAGCGACTCCAAGTCGCTGTTTTTATCTAGGCTTTAAGCCTTACAGTATTTGTCCTGTCCCAATGCCCTTTTAACGTCTTGCTTAAAGCGAGTTTTGGCAAATGGATAACCCTCTGGCAAATACAGCGTCATTCTGGTTTTGTTATTTCTTAGTTTTTCAAGCGTAGTCTTATAAACATACACCTTCCCTTCTGAACGCCCAAACAAGGTACCCATTTTGAGTTGGGTATTCAGCTCATTGTCGGTAAATACCAATTCATCTTCTCGAGTAAATGCAACACAAATGCGATACGCCGTTTTTAAATTTTCAAATGCCGTTTCATAAGGAATGTCGAGTTCAGTTGAGAGTCCATTACCAATGGCATTGGCGACCAAAGCCGCTTCTGTCGGCTGCGTTGGACCTACCACATACTGTTGCTGACAGGCTGATGTAAAAATTGATATAACAAAAACCAGTAAAAATGAAAAATAGCCTTTTAAATTCGACACATGCAAACCTTTATTGTTGTTCAATTGATGATATTAGAATGCTTATTCTGTATTGCGCTGCATCCATTGTGAGGCAGTATAGCGCATGTTTTAATGGGCTTATATTTCAATTGGTGAATGAGTAAAAAAGCATGCAACTGATTATTTTTACAGGTGTTCAAGCCTCAGGTAAATCGAGCTTTTATTTGCTGAATCTGTACCACAGTCATTTGCGCATTAATTTAGATATGTTGAAAACGCGTCATCGAGAAAATATGATTTTTGAGGCAGGGCTTAGCTCTAAAACTAAAATGGTAATTGATAATACCAACCCGACACGTGCAGATCGTGAGCGTTATATACAGCGTGCCATCGACGCGGGATTTGAAGTGATTTCTTATTATTTTGAGACTGAATTGAATAGTACTTTAAGCCGCAATGCTCAGCGAGCGGGTAAAGCCAATATTCCAGAGGTGGGTGTTCGAGCGACTTTTAAAAAATTACAAGTCCCCAGTTTCGATGAAGGGCTTAGTCAAATATTTCGGATTCGTATCATTGGAAATGGGGAGTTTTCAGTGCTCCCCGTCTTACGGAATTAACCCAGACTAGATTTAGCCAATACAAGCTTTAACTCATGGTTTGTGCTTGTACTTCTTTGGCTTTTTTCAAAGCACGTTGCATGGCATAACGCTCATAGGGTTTAGCCAAGCGACTTTCTATCGCTGAAAAGTCACCACGATGTGCGGTATCAAGTAATTCATTGGCCAATGAACGAATACTTGCTCTGCCACGATGTTCATAGCTTTGCACTTCTTCTTGATTCAAGACCAAGTCCCAGCACGATGTTCCTGCGCTAAATTTAACTTCAAGGCTTAAATAGTAGTGGTCACAATCTTGATAAAGTTCCCAGACATGGGCTTCTTGATCGATGAGGTTCATTTCAAATCTTAAAACATATTTCAGTTTGGCTAACATACACCTCTTTATTTTAAGAATATATTCTACTTTAGATAATCATTTTGGCTTATATACGTGAAAAATATTGTTTTAGTTTTAAAAGGTCTAGCTCTCTTTGTCGAATACGTCGCTTGTGACTTGTACACCATAAAGTATTGCCATTGACCACTTGATCAAAACACTGATCTATAAAAAAACCACCCTTTCGGGTGGTTTTTTCAATCTCAAACCGTCTCTTATTGAGCGCGGTTTTTGATTTTGCGGATGGTATCCAACTGTGCAGCAGTTTCTGCAAGTGCAGCCAATGCAGCAGCTGTGTCCAACTCGCTCTTTTGATTTGCAAGCAATGTTTCAGCATTTTTACGTGCTTCAATAATTGCGGCTTCATCTAAGTTTTCAGCACGGACTGCAGTATCTGCAAGAACCGTAACCACATGCGGTTGAACTTCTAAAACACCACCTGATACATAGATTAACTCTTCTGTACCATTTTCAAGCATAACGCGAATCGCGCCTGGCTTAAGCAAAGTTACCAATGGTGTATGACCCGGCATAATACCAAGTTCACCACTTGCACCTTTAGCAATTAGCATAGTTACAGTGCCTGAGTACAAAGACTCTTTAACACTTACAACGTCACATTGCATAGTCGCCATGAGAATCTCCTAAATTAGGGAACTAATTAAAGTTTCTCAGCTTTAGCAAGTACTTCGTCAATGCCACCAACCATGTAGAACGCTTGTTCTGGAATATGGTCGTATTCACCAGCTAAAAGACCTTTAAAGCCACGAATCGTTTCTTTAAGTGGTACAAGTTTACCAGGAGCACCAGTAAATACTTCAGCTACGTGGAACGGTTGAGAGAAGAAACGTTGGATCTTACGTGCACGGTATACAGTAAGTTTGTCTTCTTCTGCCAATTCGTCCATACCAAGAATTGCAATAATGTCTTTCAATTCTTTATAACGTTGAAGAACGTTTTGAACTGAACGAGCAATTTCGTAATGCTCAGCACCGACTACAAGTGGATCTAACTGACGTGAAGTAGAGTCAAGTGGATCGATCGCTGGGTAAATACCAGAAGATGCGATGTCACGGCTCAATACAACAGTTGCGTCCAAGTGAGCGAACGTAGTTGCAGGCGATGGATCTGTTAAGTCATCGGCAGGTACATATACCGCTTGAATTGACGTAATAGAACCAGACTTAGTTGAAGTAATACGTTCTTGTAGAACACCCATCTCTTCTGCAAGAGTTGGCTGGTAACCTACAGCAGACGGCATACGACCTAACAATGCTGATACTTCAGTACCTGCAAGTGTATAACGGTAGATGTTATCTACGAACAATAATACGTCACGGCCTTTACCGTTTTCGTCTTTCTCGTCACGGAAATACTCAGCCATCGTCAAACCAGTCAACGCTACGCGTAAACGGTTACCTGGTGGCTCATTCATCTGACCGTAGACCATCGCTACTTTGTCAAGAACGTTAGAGTCTTTCATCTCGTGATAGAAGTCATTACCTTCACGAGTACGCTCACCAACACCAGCAAACACAGATAAACCTGAGTGTGCTTTCGCGATGTTGTTGATCAACTCCATCATGTTTACAGTTTTACCAACACCGGCACCACCGAACAGACCAACTTTACCACCTTTAGCGAATGGGCATAGTAAGTCGATGACTTTAATACCAGTTTCTAAAAGGTCAGTAGACGCTGCTTGTTCAGCATAAGAAGGTGCTGCACGGTGAATTGGTAAACGCGCTTCAGTTGCAACTGGACCAGCTTCGTCGATTGGGCGACCAAGAACGTCCATGATACGACCAAGAGTCGCTGTACCTACTGGTACAGAAATCGGCGCGTTAGTGTTAGTTACGTTCAAACCACGCTTAAGGCCTTCAGTAGAACCCATTGCAATAGTACGAACTACGCCATCACCAAGTTGTTGCTGAACTTCTAAAGTAGTTTCAGTACCGTCAACTTGGAGAGCGTCATAGATCTTAGGAACGCTGTTGCGTTCAAACTCGACGTCGATTACCGCGCCGATGATCTGAATGATACGACCGCTACTCATTGCTGTCTCCTCAATTCAAAATAATGTTAAACGGCAGCGGCACCACCAACGATCTCAGAAATTTCCTGAGTAATCGCGGCTTGACGCAGCTTGTTATAAATAAGTTGTAGGCTCTTGATGATTTCACCTGCGTTGTCGGTTGCAGCTTTCATTGCCACCATACGTGCAGATTGTTCACAAGCGATGTTTTCAATAACACCTTGATACACCACAGACTCGATGTAACGAACCAACAAACCATTTAAGAGCTCTTCAGCTCCTGGTTCGTAGATATAATCCCAACCGTATTGACGGTTTAGATCCTCGCTCTCTTCAGCTGGTGCTAAAGGAACAAGTTGTTCGATTTTTTGGTTTTGAGTCATGGCGTTGACAAAGCCGTTAGACACAAGATAAATACGATCTAACTCGCCTTTATCGAAAGCGTCCAACATCACCTGTACAGAACCAGACAACTGTTCAAGACTCGGCGCATCACCTACGTTTGTAGTCGCACCCAGCACTTTACCGCCGTAGTTTTTAAAAAACGAAACCGCTTTTTGACCAATCAAAGCAAATTGAACTTCAATTGACTGCTCTTGTTGCTGTTGAATGTGTTTAACCACTTTCTTGAACAAGTTAATGTTCAAACCACCAGCAAGGCCGCGATCTGATGACACAATGATATAGCCAACGCGTTTTACAGGGCGTTCAACCATATAACGGTGTTTGTATTCAGGGTTCGCTTGAACCAAGTGAGCAATTACACGGTGCATATTTTCGGCATACGGACGGCCTTGAGCCATGCGCTCTTGCGCACGACGCATCTTAGAAGCTGCTACCATCTGCATCGCGCGAGTAATTTTCTGCGTGCTTTTGATACTAGCTACTTTGGCGCGAATTTCTTTTAAATTTGCCATACGCTTAACCTAGTATTCGAAAGCTCTTTCGAGCTTCCGAAGGTTGATTCCGTGAACCAAACCAACACTAAATTTCAACAGGTTGAAAATTAGTAAGTTTGAGTCGCTTTAAAGCTTTCAACACCTGCTTTGATTGCTGCTTCGATTTCTTTGCTGTAGTTGCCAGTGTTATCGATGTCTTGCATTAACGCAGCATGTTCTGAACGGAAGTAAGAAATTAACGCAGTATCAAAGTCTACGATTTTCTTAACGTCTACGTCAGCCATGTAACCTTCGTTAGATGCATAGATTGACACAGCTTGGTCAGCAATTGAGTATGGAGCATATTGTTTTTGCTTCATTAACTCAGTTACACGTTGACCATGCTCAAGTTGTTTACGCGTTGCTTCATCAAGGTCAGAAGCGAACTGAGCAAACGCAGCCAATTCACGGTATTGCGCCAAAGCAGTACGGATACCACCAGACAATTTTTTGATGATCTTGGTTTGCGCAGAACCACCAACACGAGATACAGAGATACCCGCGTTCACAGCAGGACGAATACCTGCGTTGAATAATGATGTTTCTAGGAAGATCTGACCATCAGTAATTGAAATTACGTTCGTTGGTACGAATGCAGATACGTCACCTGCTTGAGTTTCAATAATTGGCAATGCAGTTAATGAACCAGTTTGGCCTTTAACTTCACCATTAGTGAATTTCTCAACGTAGTCAGCAGATACACGAGAAGCACGTTCAAGTAGACGACTATGAAGATAGAATACGTCACCTGGATAAGCTTCACGACCTGGTGGACGACGTAAAAGCAATGAAATTTGACGGTAAGCAACTGCTTGCTTAGACAAATCATCATAAATGATCAGAGCATCTTCACCGCGGTCACGGAAGTATTCACCCATTGTACAGCCAGAGTATGGAGCCAAATACAACATTGCTGCTGGATCGGCTGCAGCTGCTGCTACAACAGTTGTATACGCCATAGCGCCAGTTTCTTCTAGCTTGCGCACAACGTTAGCGATAGTCGATTGTTTTTGACCAATTGCTACGTATACACATTTAATGCCAGAGTTTTTCTGAGCGATGATCGCATCGATCGCCATTGCTGTTTTACCAGTTTGACGGTCACCAATGATCAACTCACGTTGACCACGACCCACTGGAATCATTGTATCTACTGATTTATAACCAGTTTGTACAGGTTCATCCACTGATTGACGCCAAATTACGCCTGGTGCTACTTTTTCAACAGCATCAGTTAATTTTGCATCGATCGGGCCTTTACCATCAATTGGGTTACCCAAAGCATCGACTACACGGCCTAAAAGTTCTGGACCAACCGGAACTTCTAATACACGACCTGTGCAACGAGCTTTTTGACCTTCTTGAAGGCTCAAGTAGTTACCTAAAACAACGACGCCCACTGAATCCTGTTCTAGGTTCAGTGCCATACCATAAAGGCCGCCGTCGAATTCGATCATTTCACCGTACATTGCATCAGCAAGGCCGTGAATACGCACAATACCGTCGGAAACCATAACAATGGTCCCTTCGTTCTTAGCGGTTGCGCTGGTGTCCAGATCGCCGATACGCTGTTTAATGAGCGCACTGATCTCGGATGGATTCAGTTGTTGCATTGCGCTATACCTCAATCTTTAATAAGTTTCAGTCTTCTTCTTATGCAAATTATGCAAGAAGACGAGTCCGCATTTTTTCAAGCTTGTTAAGCGCAGAATCATCTATCACTTGGTCACCTGCCCGAATAACAACACCTGCGATTAATGCAGGGTTTACTTCAACAGTTGCTTTCACTTCTGCGTTAAAACGTTTTTTTAACGCGTCAACAAGCAATTGCTCTTGAACTGAAGTGATTGGTAACGCAGTTTCAATTACCACATCAACCACGTTGTTATTCTGTGATTTAAGCAGTTCATACTCAGCTTCAATCTCAGGTAAAAGTGACAAACGATCATTTTCAGCTAAAAGTGTCAAAAAGTTAGACACTTCAGCAGTTTGACTTTCACCTAAAACTTTTGCAAAAAGATTCACTTGCTCTACAGGAGTAAGCTCAGGGCGACTCAAGTAAGCGGAAAATGCTTCATCTTGCACCGCAGCACTAAGCACTTGTAACACATTAGACCAATTGTCAGTCGCACCTTGCTCAGAAGCGAAAGCAAATGCTGCTTTGGCATACGGGCGTGCTAACGTCAAGAGTTCAGCCATAATCGCCTCGCTTAAAGTTTAGCAGCCAGCTGAGTCAGCATGGCATTGTGAGCTTCTGCATCAACTTGTTGGTTCAGAATTTTCTCTGCACCAGTTACTGCAAGAGCAGCCACTTGTTGACGTAATTCTTCGCGAGCAGCATTGATTTCAGTATCAACAGCGTCTTTAGCTTGTTGACGAATACGTTCACCTTCAGCAGATGCTTGAGTACGCGCGTCTTCAACCAATTGTGCTGCACGACGGTTCGCTTGTTCAATCAATTGAGCCGCTTGTGCTTTCGCTGCGTCTAATTCAGCTTTCACCTGAGCTTGCGCATCCGCAAGATCAGCTTTTGCCTTCTCAGCCGCATTTAAGCCATCAGCGATTTTACGCTGACGCTCACTAATCGCATTGATTAGTGGTGGCCAAACAAACTTCATGCAGAATGCAACAAAAATCGCAAACGCAATCGCTTGGCCAAACAATGTGAGGTTGATATTCATTGCAAATTCCTCAAATAGTGAATTTCGGAATTAAGCTGATTAACCTACAAGTTGAACGAATGGATTAGCAAATAGAATGAATAAGCCAATACCAACGCTGATCATTGGGATCGCATCTAGAAGACCCGCTACGATGAACATACGTGTTTGAAGTTGTGGAGCAAGTTCAGGTTGACGAGAAACAGCTTCTAAGAAACGGCCACCTAGTAGAGCGAAACCGATGCCTGTACCTAATGCAGCAAAAGAAATTAAAACAGCTACTGCAATAGCAGATAAACCAACTACTAAATCCATGAAAAAATCCTCAAATGTTAGGTTAAATCAAAACTAAGAATCATCTAACCATTAGGTAATAATTAGACAATAAATACAATTAATGCTTTTCACTTGCCATACTTAAGTAAACGATGGTCAACATCATGAATACGAAGGCTTGAAGTGTAATTACAAGAATATGGAAAATTGCCCAAGGCACAGACAATGCCCATTGGATCCAGAACGGTAATAATGCGATTAAGATGAAGATTAACTCACCTGCATACATGTTACCAAACAGTCGTAGAGCCAATGAAACTGGACGTGCTAGGAAAGTAGCCAGCTCTAAAACTAAATTTACTGGAATTAGTAAAACTTTAAGAAACATATTACTTGGATTGAACGGGTTGAGTGCAAATTCACTCACAAAGCCGCCCACACCTTTTTCACGTACGCCGTAGAATAAGATCAAAGCAAATACAG
The sequence above is drawn from the Acinetobacter lanii genome and encodes:
- the atpD gene encoding F0F1 ATP synthase subunit beta, translated to MSSGRIIQIIGAVIDVEFERNSVPKIYDALQVDGTETTLEVQQQLGDGVVRTIAMGSTEGLKRGLNVTNTNAPISVPVGTATLGRIMDVLGRPIDEAGPVATEARLPIHRAAPSYAEQAASTDLLETGIKVIDLLCPFAKGGKVGLFGGAGVGKTVNMMELINNIAKAHSGLSVFAGVGERTREGNDFYHEMKDSNVLDKVAMVYGQMNEPPGNRLRVALTGLTMAEYFRDEKDENGKGRDVLLFVDNIYRYTLAGTEVSALLGRMPSAVGYQPTLAEEMGVLQERITSTKSGSITSIQAVYVPADDLTDPSPATTFAHLDATVVLSRDIASSGIYPAIDPLDSTSRQLDPLVVGAEHYEIARSVQNVLQRYKELKDIIAILGMDELAEEDKLTVYRARKIQRFFSQPFHVAEVFTGAPGKLVPLKETIRGFKGLLAGEYDHIPEQAFYMVGGIDEVLAKAEKL
- a CDS encoding L-threonylcarbamoyladenylate synthase encodes the protein MITTSVAEAAQCLAQGQVLAYPTEAVWGLGCDPFNESAFLEILRLKQRPIEKGVILLAGQVSQVEHLLKNLDPEIREQVIATWSNQGVSERATTWLLPADESIPHWIKGNHPKVAVRVTNHPLCIALCNAFNGFIVSTSANPAGLPSARSIQEVSQYFGSELNYLNGDLGLSQDASKIIDAVSGEVIRA
- a CDS encoding RcnB family protein; the encoded protein is MNTFLKAMVLSISTAIVAAPVMAAPQDHGSQPHFNQKTAHTQHNLKQHEQTRQTHKNVNPHQATHAKVNTQHWKVGQNIPKQYHGSSYKVDSSKYKKLSQAGRNQQWIKVNGDYVLMNTNNHKVLKVIRG
- the atpG gene encoding F0F1 ATP synthase subunit gamma — its product is MANLKEIRAKVASIKSTQKITRAMQMVAASKMRRAQERMAQGRPYAENMHRVIAHLVQANPEYKHRYMVERPVKRVGYIIVSSDRGLAGGLNINLFKKVVKHIQQQQEQSIEVQFALIGQKAVSFFKNYGGKVLGATTNVGDAPSLEQLSGSVQVMLDAFDKGELDRIYLVSNGFVNAMTQNQKIEQLVPLAPAEESEDLNRQYGWDYIYEPGAEELLNGLLVRYIESVVYQGVIENIACEQSARMVAMKAATDNAGEIIKSLQLIYNKLRQAAITQEISEIVGGAAAV
- a CDS encoding AAA family ATPase; translation: MQLIIFTGVQASGKSSFYLLNLYHSHLRINLDMLKTRHRENMIFEAGLSSKTKMVIDNTNPTRADRERYIQRAIDAGFEVISYYFETELNSTLSRNAQRAGKANIPEVGVRATFKKLQVPSFDEGLSQIFRIRIIGNGEFSVLPVLRN
- a CDS encoding F0F1 ATP synthase subunit epsilon: MATMQCDVVSVKESLYSGTVTMLIAKGASGELGIMPGHTPLVTLLKPGAIRVMLENGTEELIYVSGGVLEVQPHVVTVLADTAVRAENLDEAAIIEARKNAETLLANQKSELDTAAALAALAETAAQLDTIRKIKNRAQ
- a CDS encoding DMT family transporter, producing MNVETKQVWWAFTLPLIAVLIWSLNIAITRYVADYISPVSISFYRWFLAFVILTPLMLPKVWKQRALIKAHWHQLAVLSACGMVLYQGLAYTAAHYTSATNMGIINAFIPVFTIFISMLILHEIPNRFAVIGSILSFIGLLYLISQGSWASLMNLAGHWGDVLMVIAVFCYAFYGVFFKKWQLKIPLLLSLYVQIAFAIMFHLPFVIALGLDPIDADNFSSVLYAGIFPSLIAPLVWMMAVQYLGPNRTSIFMNIMPITTAMIAFVWLNEAWTVYHSIGGVIILLGIALAQKKLLPKAKANQAERVID
- a CDS encoding glutathione peroxidase; translated protein: MASVFNIPVKTIQGESIDLNQYAGKVLLIVNVASKCGLTPQYEGLEKLYQDKKAQGLEILGFPANNFLAQEPGSDDEIQQFCSLTYDVKFPLFSKISVAGEDKHPLYQTLIQAIPERTGEGPWWKDLVDYGLTPNPKPEVLWNFEKFLINKQGEVVGRFAPDITADDPRLLDAIEAELIK